The Manis javanica isolate MJ-LG chromosome 13, MJ_LKY, whole genome shotgun sequence region AGATGAAGCTGACCTTACCCACAGAGGCCAGGTTCCCGCAGCTGCCCATCATCACACCTCTATACAGGATTTTCTGAGCATGGTCCAGCGATGCCCACACCTCCTGGTAGAAGCCTATAGCAAGTCCTCGAAGGTCACTGAGTTCTAAAATATCATACATTCAGGCTCAGCCAAGGCACATCCCCATCAGTGCCCCAGGCAAGTGGGGTACAGGAGGATGGCACCAGAGGACCAAGGTGTGGCAATTCAGGTGGACAGCAAGAGGAACCTCACCTCTTACCTACCACTGCCAGGCCAGCAGCAGTCTTTGCCACATGGTTGAACATTTCTCTCCATAACTAGTCTGTGAACCCATCTGGCTTGGGTCTCCTTCAGTCAGGCACCACAAGCCCCAAGCTCGGGTGGCCTGGGAGGATTACTGAGTAAATGAGGAAGTTTTGTCCCCATGAATCCCTGAGACAAAGCCATCTCACAGCCTTTTCTTGGTTTTCTGTCATGGCTCTAAAGTGACTACTGAGGTAGTATCAACAAGGCACTGCAAAAAATTCGTAAAAACTGAGACCGTGGGAACATTCTCTGGGAGGTCCTTTGGCAGCCATTAGAGGCTGAGTCTTCAGAAAGCGTGGGACAAGTCCTGGTCAGGCTGGGAGGCTCCAGGCCACCAGGTGGGGACACACACCCCCAGAGAAGGGAGATGCCCTGCCGGAAAGAGGGTTTCTGATTACTTGTGACCAGCTTGTCAGCAATCCTGGAGTCATCACTTCCGCTTCCATGTTCCCCTCCTGGAGACAGGTGGCACTGAGCAGGCACAGCTAGAGGACAAGAGGGTGGATGTGAGAGGCAGGCCCTAGATTCCAGCTGGCACAAGCCTGGAGGCTGCCTCGAATGACCCACCGGCCCGCACACAAAACACATGCCTGCACACACGCAGCTCCCCTCAAAGGCCAGGACGGCCTTGTCTCTCTCCCGGCCAGAAGAGGCCTTGATGCCCACGAGGACTGCTAGTTAACTCCTGCAACTGTTTAGGGTAGTCAAGTCCCGGGAGGTTTAGCTCGTCAACTGCTCAAGTTTATAATACAAACACAGGGACAAATGCAGTGTTGTCCCCCAATCTCTCACAGCCGAAAAGGCATGGCCCCAATGCAAGCAGACTCAAGGGCTTGTGGGATTCCATTCCCACCCTGTCCTGGTCTTCGGAAGCCCTGGAGGAAGAGGGTCTCAGGAAATGAAAGTGGCCAGGGATTAATCTAGTCCTAAGAAGTTGCTGGAAGAAGAAAGTCTGTGCAGGGGTGGCTGGAGCTTGTGACTGGGGAGGAAAGTGGCCGGAGAGGGTAGCAGAGGGACCAGGTGCTGTGTAGAGATTGTgcgtaaaattgcagtatttccagaatctcttgcctggctccGTATcagcaggtgtttccaaggggtagagagtagtccatttccatatcaataggtaataaTGCGGGCGagcagggcttatctggaccagagaggcttattcaagtaaacctgtcTTTGTCTATCTTGCCCCAGTCCACTCCTCGCCTGGAGGGGATTTCGAATAAAACGTTCATTCTGCTTGACCACAGTCTCTCTcagcccttcaattctttgttggggCGGGGACAGGCAggaacaagaaccaaggagaactcAGCTCCCCGACACTACGGGATACGACtatggtgtttaaaaaaaaaaaaaacctgttattTACATTCTCGCTTACTCTATTTCATCGTATTTTAAGTTTAGTTATTTACActcatttccaaataaatttatcataaatgagaaaaaccCTTAAGACATCTTCACCTCAATGAATATCACAAAAGCAAAAGTCACAAGTAAAACTCTTGCTTACGGAAGGCAGAAAGGGACCACCTTGGTGTAAATTTCACTGGGGGCCTCTCACCCCCAAAACTGAAGAAATCCCCAGGTCACGAGGACGCAAGAACCCAGGGACCCTACCGACGCCTGTTTGCCTTCCAGGCCTTAGAGCCAAGCCCCGCCCTCGCCGAGCACCCCCCGACTCCCCAGTTGTCTCCCCACCACTGCTGAGCCCCCTCCCCCAGAACCCTGTTTTCACACCCTCACGGAACCCCCGCCCCCAGGAGCCCCGAGACCCTGTCCTCCGAGTGGCGGGGCCACACCAGGCGCGGCTCACCAGAGGCTCCGGCCGGCCTAGCTGCGCCCGAGGCTGCGGGAAGGGCGGCGGCCGCGTCTCCCCACCTTCTGCAGGTTAATCCTAGCGCCCTCTCACAGGGACGCGGCTGGGCCCCAACCCCGCTGCTCCACCGGGGGCTTTGGGGGCGGCTCCAGGTGCGAAGACCGAGGTGCAGCGGGACCACAACAGCCCGGAGTCGGCTGGGCGGAGCCTCGCGCCGTCCCGAGAGCAGCCCGGGAGTAGCCACGAGTGCGGGAGGCTCTGAGCTAACGCATGGCCTGGGCGCAGACGCGTGGCTGTGTCCGGGCTGAAGACCAACCCGCGAAAGAGAAgctggcaggagggagaaggtACCGGACCCGGTGGGCGGAGCTAATATTCAGTGGGCGGGGAGCCGGGGGTTGGGCGGGGCCTCCCTGTTACCTTGTCCAGCCCTGGGAACATCCGTTAAAGGCTTTTCCTACTGCACTTTCATAGTTTGTGTATCATGCCTCCGTTCGCCCCATTCCTTCTTTAGGCTCctaaagttttaaatttcttcttcaaTGGGTTGTATCTTTCAATTAGGCTAACTCTTAGacactatatatacacatatatttcatttttcatttcccatttgtttattattgGGGAGTTCTGAGAGATGAGGGAAGTGCTCGGACTTAAATCACAGTTGTAAATCAGAGTATACAGCTGATGAGTAGATGTCTAGCaatattcctttcatttttccccTTAGGAAAGGTGAGAAGTATACAGTTTTTTTAACAACTCTTAATTCCTGTGTTGAGGATAATTTACATGGCAAATCCGGTGATATGCTGCCATCTGCTGGGGTTCAAAGGTATTGAAGCAGCCGCTCTTGAAACCAACTTTTCCTCTGTAAAAAgctttcctctcctttgttctcccgACTGGCCTGTTTTTGAAGTCGCTTGCATGTGCTATCCCCTAAGAAATCCATTTTTCCTGGCAAAatagctggttttatttttaaggtcaacACAATCCAGCAAACAGTGAACCTGCAAAacccaaaaagagaaagaaaatacaggcgCACCTCCCACCTTTCTCCCTACGGGCACCACTGCTTATGCCATGTACTCACTCGCAAGGACCTGTGTATAATAAATCTTGTTTTCCAAAGTTCCCTGATGGTGTTGCTGAGCTGTGTCTTGTAGTCATAATAAGAACCATAAAAGCCGGTCCAGCCACAGCACTGGCTCTGTTCAACAAGATGTCTTCTGGGGCTTGCTGCAAAAATAGGGGCCCAGGTGAGTTCCCCAGGCATTCCTAGTAGATACCATTACTATCGGATAGGTTGAGACCCCACACAAAACAGGTATGCATTTATTTCAGTCTGAGTTAGGGAGGAAACCATTCCTCTGGCTTCCTAAGCAAAGGGAATTTCAGCTAAGTGACAATCCTGATCTCTGCATATACACACCCACACGTTTATTTGACTAGGGATTTGAAAGAAGGAACTGAGTTTCTTGGGTTCatgccctttctctctccctttgggAGTCTGCTGGACCCCAGAGAATGATTATTTTAAACAGGCTGGGACAGTGCAGCAAACATGCAGAGGAGATTTGTGGTTGACCAGCTGTGCCATGCCTGAGTAGGTCTGGCAAACTCATGGGTGAAATATCAGAAAGCCTCCTGGGAGTGCATAGGGAAGCCATGACACGCCAATCCAGTTTCTGTCATGAAGCTGGTATTTTCGTCTCTGAGTCCTGTAACTGGTCTCTAACTCTGAAGGGAAATTAAGAGAAGTCAAAACAGTTATCTCTGTGTCTGTCACCTTCCCATCCATGATTAAAACAAGTCCCAGGCAATTTTTAAAACAGGGGGCAGTCTTAAGCCCCTAGGCCCTCATCCAGAAGAAGACAACAGTCAGGGGTGGGGAAATCCAGCGATGGTGGGAGCTCTGTCTCACGTCTCACAGCCCCACCACCTCTCAGAGATCAGCCCAGAGAAGGGTCACTAAGGCAGACTAGCCACAGGACACGCCTGAAGAAAAAGGCCTCTAACCAGTAAGTGCGCTGCAGCCAGCTCACGCCAGCTTGGGATGGCCAATTGCTAAACTTTCAGGAACTtgagagccagttgttaaactGTTGGTAGCCTGAAACCAGCCATGATGAGAGTGTTTACAAAacactacaaatcagggcttcctccaccaccacctggCACTGGCTGTTACACATTTCCATGTATACCACTGCCTCTCATTTCATGTCAGCTGCTCCATTCTTACTGGAAAGGCGGGGGTAAGAAAGGGAGGAAGTTTTTTCTCCCCTGGAGCTCCTTGGAGCTACTCTATAAGTGGGGCAACAtcagtgagacagggaccctggatgtcgtcagagtagggtgagggcctccagagggggcagggcaggatatttgcagtcagagccatgtaactacatgcaaggaacccccctactaaaactatgttaaacattgagctctagaatcattcttcagtgaaatcagttaacgttccccagataaagaagagtagcacatgttttattatgctaatcatttgtaaccatgtgtacgATTCAcgttagcatactaaaaggcccaggcctatgtgctgtctctcctccttcagatctgacgaggtgattttgcaaactgagcaactaacttagctgcagacccagctgtagacggcagggtaaagggaaggaagaattccatcttaaagatgattgcattttaacacccaggaagttcaagaggtaagattctttagcaagtagacaatacctcagcccaccttggggactgggcaggcagccttttgatatgctccagACCAAGGTGCCGGTGTcccagagaaatcaaggcaggaaattccttatgttaagttaatttttaatattcagggaccacttaaaaAGTCCACACCACTAAACTCTTTTTCAcattctcgaaaaatcctcagctacctataaaatcccctagacaatgcacctacagactctcttgtcccctcctggcgtgagccgggagctctgttctttcacttcatctctaaataaaagcctgttccttgctctcctaccttgactgtttgtgaagctcattcttcggctccgcaaacaagaaccccagcatcatcagCAGAGGCCCAGTACCAGGCTGGGGTTATAGTCCCTACAACAGATCCAGATCTCTACACACCCTCCACCACAAAACAGACCTCATTTCCTCCTTTGAGAATCTCCagtccccaggccccagcctggaTCATCCCCATCCTCCAGATGCCTTAGGCTGGACCTGCCAGGTTTGCTAACAGGGCGGGACAAGTAGACCCTAATGGTGACTACATCAGCGGAGCACACTCACCCAAGTCCTCATGTGGCCAGGTGAGCAATTTCTACTCCACCTTCCAGTGGGAAAAGCATGGGAGAAACATCCAGGGCTTTTGTGACAGGTGGGCTTGGAGTAAGAAACCAGGGTGCCCGCTGGGCCCTCttctcctggctctgccctccacGGAGCAGGCTGAGCTCTAGCAGGCCGACCGTGAGCCTGCAGAGCCCCACGCCCACCTACGCAGCTCAGATAAGGAGTAACACTCGCGGGTGGGCGCTCCTGATCACTATCTTCTGCCACCTGCATATTTCAAGTGGCTCAAACGGCAGGAAAGGAACTTGCTGAACCCCTAAAACCCGAGCCACCTGTGGGGACCCTCCAACTTCACCCTTTCATCTAACTGCACTTCCTATTGCTCATCTTTTGTTCCTGAGGCCACAGGGACCTCCTTCCTATTCCTGGAAAATGCCAAACTCATTCCCATCTCAGCATCTCTGCCTTTTCGGTCTTCCCCAGAGCTTCCCAGGGCTGTTTTCCTCGTTGCCTCTCAGGTCTTGACCAAGAGGCCTGCCTTGCCCGCACATCCTGGCCTCCAGCACATGACCCTCGCTTATTGTCTCAGAGTCCCTGAAACTACTCCACGGATGTGGTCACCTGTTTATTGCCCTGCCTTCATCTCAGATATTAtctgctttgttcactgctgtggcCCCAGTGCCTTGAACAGGGCTGCGAAATAGTtggtgctcaagaaatgtttgctaataaatgaataaacccaatgcacttttttgaaaaaaacaaaacacaatgtattttctttaatagCAAAATAACATACATTgtggaaaacttggaaaatacagaaCACCAAATACAGAAAATAGCATGTAAAACCTTcactaacattttaattataaaagtgcAAGTCTCACttgcctttctctctgcttcccttaCGTGCATGTAGGCCTATGGACAATGCATGGGGTTGCACAGGCATGGGTCATTCCAGGTCTCCTGAGCAGTCTCAGCTTCTCAGGACCCCCCAGCTCCTAACCCCACCTTTCTGCATCTGTCCTGTTCCTGAGAAGGACCCTTGATCAGGGACTTTTTGGGGCCAGGCTGGTAAGAGTAAGGCTTTACAACATAACCATGAGGTAGCTATGGTCTTCCCCATATCCAGAGAGCTTGGCTGATGTCACCAAGGCCACATAGCTGGCAAACAGTGACTCCCCTTGTCTGGAGGGTTCCAAGGCCCTGGTTCTCTCTCTATGGCATTCAGACCCCCACCCAGTCTGATCACCTGCCCTCTACAAAGTGCTACTCAGAGGGTCTGGGGCTCATCAGTGGAAGCTGAGATGGGTCCCTGGGACAAGTGGTATGGTCACATCCACCAGTCCATGGACTCTTTGGGGCAGGCCCTGATGATCACCATACAGTGGGGCAGACCCTTACACAGGATCTTCTCAGCCTCCtggccctcccaccccagcccctggagcTCAAGGACCCTGAGTCTGGGCATGGTGAGGCAGGATGACAGGATTTCAGCCGGGGAAGGCATTTCTGGGGTGATGAGCGGGCCCAGCAGGCACAGACTCTCCAGGGCTGGCATCCCCTCCAAGATGGCCAGGCCAGGGGCAGAGAGACCCCGCACAGTCAGCCGGATCTTACGCACACCTCGGAGGTGCAGGCTGATGGCCAGGAGGGTGCTGTCGGCTGAGAGGGTGCAGCCCAGCACTTCCAGCCTCTGCAGGTAACTTAGCTCCTGCAGGCCTGCATCCAGCCCTGTCTCGGTTACGCGATAGGTGCCGCCCAGCACCAGTGAGCGCAGGGCACGGAAGCGCGTCAGGCCCTGCAGGTGCTCGTCCCGGAAGGCAGGGACGCGATCCAGCACGATGCACTCGAGCAGGGGCAGCACGGTGGGGTCCTGCTCCTTGACGAGCCAGGCCATGGAGATCTCACAGCTGTGCAGCTCCAGGGTCCTCAGCGTGCAGGGCAGGCTGGTGATGGGCACCATGCTCAGGTCGGCCACATGCAGACAGAGGCGCTGCAGGTTGGGACATT contains the following coding sequences:
- the FBXL12 gene encoding F-box/LRR-repeat protein 12 — protein: MAAFAELPDSVLLEVFSYLPVRDRIRMSRVCHRWKRLVDDRWLWRHVDLTLYTMRPKIMWHLLRRYMASRLHSLRMGGYLFLGSQAPQLSPTLMRALGQKCPNLQRLCLHVADLSMVPITSLPCTLRTLELHSCEISMAWLVKEQDPTVLPLLECIVLDRVPAFRDEHLQGLTRFRALRSLVLGGTYRVTETGLDAGLQELSYLQRLEVLGCTLSADSTLLAISLHLRGVRKIRLTVRGLSAPGLAILEGMPALESLCLLGPLITPEMPSPAEILSSCLTMPRLRVLELQGLGWEGQEAEKILCKGLPHCMVIIRACPKESMDWWM